The genomic stretch ACCGCGTGGTTCTTCGCCCCGCCCAGGGCCTGCACGCGCTTGCCGCGCTTGGTGCCTTCGGCATAGATGTATTCGGCGATGGGGGTCGAACCCACGAAGCTCAGCGCCTTGACTTCCGGCGCCTCAATCAGTGCATCCACCGCTGCTTTGTCGCCGTGCACGACGCTCAGCACGCCCTTGGGCAGGCCGGCTTCCAGCAGCAGTTGGGCGATCAGCAGGGTCGAGCTCGGGTCACGCTCGGACGGTTTGAGGATAAAGCAGTTGCCGCAGACGATGGCCAGCGGGTACATCCACAGCGGCACCATGGCCGGGAAGTTGAACGGCGTGATGCCGGCCACCACGCCCAGCGGCTGGAAATCTGACCAGGCGTCGATGTTCGGGCCGACGTTACGGCTGTACTCGCCTTTGAGGATTTCCGGGGCGGCGCAGGCGAACTCGACGTTCTCGATGCCGCGCTTGAGCTCGCCCACGGCGTCTTCCAGGGTCTTGCCGTGCTCTTCGCTGATCAGTTGGGCGATGCGCGACTCGTTCTGCTCCAGCAGTTGCTTGAAGCGGAACATGACCTGGGCGCGTTTGGCCGGCGGCGTGTTGCGCCAGGCCGGGAAGGCGGCTTTGGCCGCGTCGATGGCGTGCTGGATGGTTTCGCGGCTGGCCAGCGGCAGCTTGTGGATCGCCTGGCCGGTAGACGGGTTGAACACATCGACCGCGCGACCGTTCTCGGTCACCAGTTCGCCATTGATCAAATGCGGGATAACGCTCATCGGGAACTCCTGAATTTGTCCACAGGCACCCGTGACCGGGTGCCTGCCGTTTGTAGGTCTATATAGAGGGAAGAATCAGTCGAGCTTGTTCAGCACGTCGCCGACCGCGTCGAACAGACGGTCGAGGTCTTGCGGCTTGCTGTTGAAGGTTGGGCCGAACTGCAGGGTGTCGCCGCCGAAGCGCACGTAGAACCCGGCTTTCCACAGCGCCATGCCGGCCTCGAACGGACGCACGATGGCGTCGCCGTCGCGGGCGGCGATCTGGATCGCGCCGGCCAGGCCATAGTTGCGGATGTCGATGACGTTCTTCGAACCCTTCAGGCCGTGCAGGGCGTTCTCGAAGTGCGGCGCGACGTCGGCCACGCTCTGCACCAGGTTTTCCTTCTGCAGC from Pseudomonas ekonensis encodes the following:
- a CDS encoding CoA-acylating methylmalonate-semialdehyde dehydrogenase translates to MSVIPHLINGELVTENGRAVDVFNPSTGQAIHKLPLASRETIQHAIDAAKAAFPAWRNTPPAKRAQVMFRFKQLLEQNESRIAQLISEEHGKTLEDAVGELKRGIENVEFACAAPEILKGEYSRNVGPNIDAWSDFQPLGVVAGITPFNFPAMVPLWMYPLAIVCGNCFILKPSERDPSSTLLIAQLLLEAGLPKGVLSVVHGDKAAVDALIEAPEVKALSFVGSTPIAEYIYAEGTKRGKRVQALGGAKNHAVLMPDADLDNAVSALMGAAYGSCGERCMAISVAVCVGDQVADALVAKLVPQIKALKIGAGTSCGLDMGPLVTGQARDKVSGYVDDGVAAGATLVVDGRGLSVPGHEEGFFLGGCLFDNVTPEMRIYKEEIFGPVLCIVRVNSLEEAMQLINDHEYGNGTCIFTRDGEAARLFCDEIEVGMVGVNVPLPVPVAYHSFGGWKRSLFGDLHAYGPDGVRFYTRRKAITQRWPQRSSHEASQFAFPSL